In the genome of Crassostrea angulata isolate pt1a10 chromosome 6, ASM2561291v2, whole genome shotgun sequence, the window aaaatatgcaatatttatcaaatatattgaatatctttgcattaaatttcatcTCTTCATTATTAAGTACACTTTAAAGTTTCACGCAGATAGAGCGGTACGggatgcggggggggggggggggggggggaggggggggtttACAACATTTCATATACTGCGTTGAGTTTGTAtcgtatttctcctttttcttcTTGAGTGTTAAACTTTCTCCGTGAAGAATTAAACATTGACTGCTCCAAAAGATCTTTTTCTGCCCTCTGTCTCtttcgttctctctctctctctctctctctctctctctctctctctctctctctctctctctctctctctaaaagagGGAGAAATGATTGACTCATTGAGTGTTGAGGACAAAAGTTCAACATATAATACACCACTTCACTACACAAGTACATTGATCTGAGACGAATCCAATGTAATTATAGACGTTCTTACCAGATTAAGAAGGTTTGTATTTGGCCTCTTGTCATCTGTATCCGTCCGCGTGCTTGGGATAGTCCCAGAACCAGCCTCAATGTCCTTATTATTGTAtcactttaaatatttctttccgTAAAAATCACCAAATTCTCTCTGGGAAAGTTGATCGATCGTAATGATATTACGGAGTGATTTCTCCAAGCACCCAGATTATATACGGGTTTGAGAGTGATAGAAGTGTTTATTTCCTTGTTAATTGACCTTTAGCGATACTCAAGATGTAAACCGACTAGAAATTTTTTTGGCACCAAAATTAGATACAATACGTTGCAGGACGGAATATGACATATGTCAAGATAAACCTTGTCAGATGTTTTCAAAACTGatgacttaaaaaaaatgttatgcatCAAGCATCCAATAATAATTACATGACACTAGGCAAAATTGCTACCGCACCATTTACTATTTATTGTTTTAGATCTAAACTTAACAAAGATGAAAtggtatattattttcatagtttataataatgcagaaaataaaacatcatGTGTTGCAAACTTATTGACCAGTTGCTTTGAGTACTGTTTATGAAACATTGGTACCCCCATTGTTTGATTCACATATCAATATCGGGCGTTGCTTCATTTGCTCGGATAAATGCGATATGTCCGTCTTTGTCGCTAAGGAATTACGCGGCGATTTGAAATTCTTGCTCAGTCCCTCGCACTTGCGGTTTGTACAAATTGCCGGTACAACCTTGCAATTGACGTGTGATGCCTATTACACACTGTGGTTACctaaaaaagacattttttattaGATAAGCACGCTGcatcattttttagccattttCACGGGTAATcgttaaattattaaaaaacaattctAACCTCTCTAAACGAGCACCCTGCAGAGACCATATCAACTGCCCTGCCACGCTCTTCTGTGGTCAAACGCGGCAAACCCTGTCGTTTTTTGTGAGTTTTTAGTAACACATGTATCAATTATAAgaacacaaaaaagaaagtaaagatTTATATTTCCAAAAAAGTGTGAGCACGCTTTGAGCATTTCTAAAGAATAGTTACGCTACAGTTAACATCGTATCCATTTATCTGTTTGGGCATTTAAATGTCTTACTTATGATTAAAGTCAActatttaaacattgaattcatctttataaaaatttaggatgtaaatattattttactttaaatggTGCGTTAGCAATTTTGTCTAGTGTAttgaacatattaaaataaatcttgGTCGAATAAATCTGAAATAGCATAGCTCACACAAACGCGTGTGTTGATCTGAATTAGTGGATAATTCATTTTGGATCACTTggctttttcattttattaactttaaagAACGCCATGATATATTCTATCTCAAAATGGAATTAATCATTTAGGAAAACATGCTTACAGTAAACTGTTAAGTCAAAAGGACGAAATCGATATAAGTTCATCCTCTAAAACCCCGAGTTTGTCAACATTTCCTAGAGCTCTAATCGACTGTTTGAGAGTGTTTGTACTTCCTTGTCAATTGACCTTTAGTGATACTCAAGATGAATTTTGCATCGAAATTAGATATCCGGacgaaatatgaaatataatcaaGATAAACCTTGTCAGATATAAAGGGTGGTCTGCCAGTGTAGCTTCAGTGACACGCGCTCACTTAGTTAGATCTAGTTGGATCTCTTCCGAACATATTGAAACAACTACCACGCTAACATTAATGTTTTAACAACACCTTACGGTTTTATGACTTGATATCGGTTTCACAGCATCGTAAGCCGATCTTACTGATAACTCTGCGATGGGAAGACTGTTTGGAATTCTGATTTTGACTTCATTGCTTGTATCACTTAATGGACAGGTGTTGTTTGACGATATTGGAGACAGACAGAGGTCAGCAGACTTGGCCTTACAATGCATGAGAACGGGGCTTCAGCAATTTAGTCAAGGTATTGAAAAGATGGTAACGAAAAAAATCAGTGATCTTATTACAACAACTCAGACCGAGCAGCGACACCTAAAGCAGGAAATGGAGTCTTTAAATTCTAAAGCTGATTTTCTGGTGAACAAAACTATAACAAACTGTGCTGacattttgaacatttatcCACATACCAGAGGGAGGGATGGTGTGTATAATATTATTGATTCAAAGGCTGTGTATTGTGATATGACCACTGAGAACGGAGGATGGAcggtaatctctctctctctctctctctctctcttttttttttttgagaaaagAAATAGCTTTTTTCGTAAATGAATTCATTTAAGTCGGTTCGTTAATGCCGACATTGTTTATGCACACAAATATTTTAAGGTTTTCGATCCAAATTAGGATTTAATTTTTCTAACCTTGAATATCTATCGCGTATTAAATACTCTGATATTGATTAGAAGCATTTTAGAGTAGAAAAAGATTTAcagagagaaattttcaaaaatgttattaattaaGCAGTaataattaatgaagattgtATTAAAATCTATGGGGACaagcaaattttttaaataaaataattaaatactaaatatcaataaatgcttCAGTGGAAAATGTTTTTCATCATTAGAAGTTACTGTACATaaactaattaaaataaattttataccgtttaaataatgttgttaaaaataattttttatagatTAAAAGCTAAGGGGAAAGCTCTTCAAGAAAAGGAAAATGCCATTTATTAGGACACATTCTGCTTTTACATATTGATACTTAACAATGAAAATTATGTCCAAATATACTGAGTATTGAGCCCATACATATCTGTCATGCATCCAGATCCATTGAAAATATGGCTTTTAAAGATCGGATATCTTAATTGATGTTGTCTTAATTCGGCAGGTGATTCAGCGGAGAGTGAATGGATCGGTGGACTTTTACCGTAACTGGACGGAATACAAGAACGGGTTTGGATATGCTGATCACGAGTATTGGATAGGTattttattctctctctctctctctctctctctctctctctctctctctctctcatacacaCATCACTCATACATGCTGTTTTTAAGGTacattataatgaaaaaaaatacgaaaTTACATAGACATTACAGCAAGCTCAAAGTGTTACCACATTACGGCGTTTTGGTGACCATCTGTGTATGAATACATTGGAAAGACCAATATGCTGTATGAAAATACAGTTGATTAGGTGACGTGTtggttttgattttataaaagatGTTCGTAATTGTACAAACATTTTATGACGTAAATTTATACTGACCCCAAAATATGAATGTAGAAGTTTCAATGACGACGATGGGGGAAATGTAAAAAGTGTCGTTATGTTTACCGTTAGTGTACCAACTGACACAAGATATAAAAGATAGCGGACCTATTGGCTAAACCCGTTCTCGCTTTTGTGTGTCCTCCCGGATTTTGATTGGTTCCACAAGGGCGGACCCCGAGCGAACCTCAGGCGGGCCATGAACGAAAAAGGAAAGCGAGTCCGGTATCAATAGTAAACCAAGAAGCGAATCTAGGGCCCGTTCTAACCATAATAACTTTCAATCACAATTTTCATTAACATGCTTCTTCACCAAACGCTAAATTTATAACTACCGGCCGTCAacatcattttgatttttttccaggTGACCGTTTTCTTTAAATGATACATGTTTTCGTTTTTATAAGCGATCATTCTAACATGCTCAATGATCGATTTTATTTGTACAGAACTAAGAGGAGGGGGTTACGGATCAGTAAGGTCCGGACTCTTCCTATTCATAGGAAACTCACATAGTCAGTTTACTTGATATAAACCAGATCCCCTGTTCCATACTAGATTTTTTTGGCAACTGTGCATGTGCAAATGTCAGGCATTTAGCATCAGTGGGAGGGGGGCCTGCCCaatttttctcgcagcaaacaattttcttaaaactacatataaaaaattaaataagtgAGAGTCCGAGAAGATTTGGAAGAACCGCTACAGAACAAAATTGGGCCTCTGTGTTGCACACTGACTTATTCCTTTGTGCATGAAGTCTCTCCTCAGTCTCCCGATCGAAAAAAGTGCCCGGGTTAATTAAACTCAATCTCAAATGATCCGGAATATGTGCACGTttgatttatgaattatttttatatactgcACCCTCACTCTTTTTTCGTAACTATCTTGCCGTTTCCGGTTCCATTATTGTAATTCACTCAATTCGTACCCAAAAGGCATGTGGAAAGAAAAGAActcaataatattttaaacaggaaaacatctttatttttcaattgatCAGACTAGGTCAAAGTGTTTTCATATGTCAGTGGACTGTCAAAAATGATTtcgataatatatatatttgtacaagTGTCAACATCATAAAATCTATCGTTTTGCGTTTCATCAAATATAGTATAAACTGCGTTTTCGAGAAACAATATCTTAGTACAGATTCAAGTGCCGAATAGAGAGGTTGCATGGTTAAGTGAGGATTACGCATGATGGTATATGCATTATAAACAGGCCTGCTTTTCCTAGAGAAGACAATACTAGTAACCAGGGCGATGTTTATGCTACAGTAACTAGTCCTTTAAGGCGTTGCATGCGTCGTGTTATTCACAAGAACTAAGCCATCTCTCAAACGGACCATTAAAGTGGGTAAACGGGGAAAAACCCAGAACTTGGAATCTGCGTGGTGGAAACAGTAACTGCGTATGCAATGGATATGACTTACCTGTTCGGTGAAGGGTTGCCGTGTGAAAAACGCTCATGTAAATTTACGTAAACATACACAGAAGTGCACTGGTAGTAATCGACAATCTCGTGATATATGTGAATATATATGATCCGGCAAAAGAAAAAAGGTAAAAGATTGCAATTGTCCAACCTTTTTATTCCCCTTTTCGAGTAAAAATTGCGCGTTTGAAAGAAGTGATCAATGCGAAcagtttaaaaacaatttgtaaCTACCGACCAATTGTAATTACAAGGACCATATGCCAATATTCGGAGGTCGGACTGCTGCATGTATTTAGCCTCCGTGTGtatactatactctgtcccgagcttccttcgataatcataaatgtacctttgtgctcaaactacgtttatccactaatataaatcaaagtactcaaAGTACTGGAAAGCGCTAAGCCAGCCTCAaagctactttttttttcaaatcattgttaattgttaatatttttaaatcataattatacagaaagaaaaaacagTTTCACAAAAATGTATCATATGTATGAGATCCTGACCATACCATTTCAATCAATTTGAAGAGAGtagtttttaatttacatgtatgttaactgATTAGACAGCCCACGGACTTACTAATTAAGTTGGGATGAAAATTCGATTGCGCTTGTGTacattggaattctgggaaggaattagacagtcctcGTTCAATTTAAGAAATTCGAAGTTATGGAACTGGCTGTCCTTGGGTTCCGGAGTCCGCATATGTACATTTCTCGAATTTGAGAGGATATGTGGTTTAAAATTCATAGAGCGatctttacaattttaaaagtcTAATTATAAATAACTTAAGTTGATGCACAGTCATACACTGTAACGCTGCACGGCTGTCTCCTACCTTACAGTTATAAAAGTAAAGCGTGCAAACTCAATGTACACCCGCATCATATTATTGTTCTATACATTATATATCTTGAATTTTTATAGGTTGTATATTCACTTTTGctctaaaattaattttccgCTGGCTgactttatttccttttttaaatgctAACCTTGTTGATATATATAGTGTACGGCAAGTTTTTAATACACTTACTCAGTGAGTGAAAACAAGACTAACCGTACCTTTTCATCAATTGAGACCGTAAAATTTGACTAAatgtaattgaatttaatatcgACAAATTGCACGAGAAAATCACgacataaatcaaaatataaaagttacacgacaaatacttttaaaaacatcaagtTGATAAATTTGTCGGCCTTTGAGGGTCTCaaattttttcaatgtaaacTTTTGGTATAGCAACAAGACAAGGGAATATCTCTGATCGCATGCTTTGACACTCCGAGATCCGCACCACTggccatgttttttttaatagcaCAGCGGTCACCCAACATGCATctcataatcatgataatagcAGCATGGAATGTCTcgtggcaaaaaaaaaaatatttagatattttaccccagaaattcagaaaaaaatttttggtaaattttCGTACTTCAAATCATCATCTACCAGTTGAACTGGGAAGATAAGAGGGTATCCctttaaatgaaagattttgtccTCTCTGTAACACAAAACGTATAATTGTGTATAATTATTACAAAGATATACGAGGTAGGCTGTCCTCCATGAGGttcattttatataacttttccTAGCTCTATAacccttatatttatatatgtttacctctgaccatgttatatgtatattataatgtgttttttttgtcCTCATGTACCATATGTTTGAAAAGGTTTTGAGCGAAGAAATGAACTGAACTGGCATGTTTAGTTGGATACCATGATCTTGCTATTTTAAGAATTCGATTGTCGGTCAGTATGATCACTAGGTGGCGCTTATGAAAAGATCATGAGATTTGGTGCATCCCTAATAAGCGCTAGCGCATGCGCTTAGCGCttaaaaatgtccagattatctgttttgaaacgccccctctaccgcttcaggtttcaatactcATCCAAAATTAGAAAGTCTATGGGTCGGGAATTTGCATAGCATCAGCTATTATTAaggttgaaaaattgcgcgaggtatcctgAGTACtttcgaatggagaaaagatgtaaacatttccgtaagaaatttgttttcgttctgagtgaaaaatgataattgttcacgaatggagaaaagatgtaaacatttccgtAAGAAATTAGTTTTCGTTCGTGAACTTTtaatgagtgaaaatgataattgttcaatgaagatatcttggatatattgcttttttcgatttcaactgtatttctttcacatgcatgtgtatttttattaaaaatcatcaaaaagtgatggaagcaataacttaaAATTGGGAGAGACTATAATATGTAGGTTGCAGATCAATTGTTAGCGATCAATGTGCTGAAAAAAATAACGTTCCATGCGTATTAATACCATACCATTTGACATTCTGTCCTCCACTCTCACCCTTATACAAAACTGTTTACCTTCAAATTATTTCTCAATACACTAAGTAAAACCTTAATGCGAAATAAGGAcactgctttttttttttttttttttttttttttttttttaattatgcttTATTTCACTTCAACAACAATACCCATTTACAAAAGCCAGATATCCCGGGTATTAGGAAAATTGGcatcattataataataatgagaATAACAGAACAAAAGTAATTTATAACAGGTTTGTCAAACGCTTTaccatatttttaaacaaattcaggTTTGAAAAATCTAGCATGATTTCCATATCcttaaataaagaatttttaacaaattgttttaattctaAACTATCTTGACACTCGTTTTTTATTCTACATcccattttgaatttgtataTCTTAAAAGCTATATAagatataattgtattataaaacAATACTTTTGGGTTAGTTTCAACATAAAAACCAATTACAACATGTTTccatttaacagtaaaatttaaagcattgttcAAATTATGCCATATCTGTTTGACATTATCACAATCAAAAATAAGATGTTTAATATCTTCATTTGAGATGTCACAATAGTCACATTTTGCATTTtgtcttattttacatttttgcaaaaaagaatTGGTACATAAGATATTGTTAAGCAGGTTGTAATTGAATTCACTTAAACGCTTGTCATATATGTTCTTTATCTTATTTGCATAGATGCTTGGCCAATACTCtttatttacacaataatttctGCTTAAATAAGATTGATGGCAAGGAGGTTTAAACTTTCTTGACAACATATTTTCGtagtaaaaattacattttttctctATGATACAATGAACACCGTTATgaaaattgaatgtatttacaaAGTCTGTTCTAGTAAAAACACAGCATTTCATATCAAACAAAATACTCTTGTTCTTAATTACATTTCGAATTATATTATATTCACACAACCAATTGGATTTATTTGACAGAATATCTGAAAATTCCTGTAATGATTTAAACACAccattttcattaaatacatcttttacatacaaaatattaCTCGCTATCCAATTCTGAAAACATAATGTTTTGCCCTTGTAttgaaacaaattgttattCCACAATGGCTGCCGTGCAAACTTGATGTCTGATAAATTAGATACATCCATTGTctttttacattcattaaagtaactaaatatttctttataaaaaaatgggcaatttagatattattgtaaaattttcgGTTTTTGTTTCAGACAGTGTGAGCATATAATTCAAATCTATGTTCATTACATTCAAGTAGCTGTTTACAATGTTATTAATGACATTGGATTCATCAATCAATCGTTTAACCCATGATGCCTTAATAGCCTTTAGTTTTAGCTCTATATCTACTAAACCCAAACCACCATTTCCTTGTTTTCCTATTACTGTTTCTCTCTTAATTCTATCACGTTTATTCcatataaagttaaaaatactatttttcatttttttcattaaatcgTTTTCTGGAATAGGTAAGATTGAACcaacatatattaattttgatacgGCTAAGGAGTTAACAACACATGTTTTTCCAAAAATCGTTAACTTTCTTTTCTTccatgattcaaataatttctCCATATCTTCATAGATTTTTAACcaattaaaattataacattGTTCTTTGTTATGACCAATAAAGATACCTAAACAACGAACAGCATTGTTGGTAACACTAATATCACAAACTTCTGTGTACCTGTCTTTGAGATTCCCTAAAAGTATGCACTgcgtttttttcttattaatttttgaTCCAGCATGATTGCAAAAATTGTCAACAGTTTCGATTGCCTTTTCTAGTGACTTTATATTTCTCAAAGCTAGAGTTACATCATCtgcatgttgtaaattttttatttctatggaTGAGTTATTAAGTTGAATGCCTTTAatttgattattgttttttagTTTCAAAGATAATACTTCTGCTACGAATAAATACAACAAAGCTGAAATAGGACAACCCTGTCTTATTCCTCTAGACATCGAGCAAGTTTTCGAAACCCAaccattatttttaattctaaagaTTGGATTTGTGTACAAAATGTTTACCCAGGTAATAAAATTATccccaaaattaaattttttaagaacGTGAAATAAGAAATTCCATTCCACCGAATCGAacgctttttcaaaatctataaataaaagaataccATCATTTGCATGTTCCATgcaatattcataaatatctaAGACAACTCTAGCATTTATTCCAATAAATCGCCCTTTGATGTATGCTGATTGCTCTTTACtaattaatttatcaataacTTTTTGTAATCGTCTTGCAAATATGAAggcaataattttataatctgtATTTGTCAAACTTAACGGTCTATAGTTTTTTAAATCGGTTTTATCTCCTTTCTTGAATAAAAGGGTAATAAGGGATAGGCGTTGTGAAAAGGACATTTCCTGATTATCAAATACGGATAATAATACTTCATAAAATAAGGGGCCAATATGActccaaaaacatttataaaactcGCATGGTATTCCATCTAAACCTGGAGActtgttatttttcatgttaaaaaccGCTTCTTTACATTCGTCTATTGATGGTAATGTatcaagattttgtttttcattttcatctagTGTTGGGCaatgtatatcatttaaataatttgatatgttattGTCTTCGATTGACgtacttttataaagtttttcataaaaattacacatttcGTTCAAGATTTCAGAGTTGGAAGAAAACGTCCcgttatcattatttatttcatatattgtattgtttatctGATTTTTCTTTTCCATACTGAGGAAAAagtttgtatttctttcaccTTGTCCTATCCACTGAGCTTTCGACCTAATTTGTGCACCTTTTGCTATTTGATTGTACATATCATCTAATTCTTTTTCAAGAGTTCTTTTTTCATTCATGTTAATTAGGGCACTTGGaagattttcaatttcttcAATTTTATCTTCAGTAAGCTTAATctttagttttatattattttttgattgtttagcgtaatttattgaaaagtctcggatttttactttaaaaagttcCCATCTTGAGATTGAATCTAATGATTTATCTAAATccttaaatatatcaataattcCTTTTTTGTATTCATCGTGTTCAAGGTGAGAAATGTTTAATTTCCAATACCCAGAACCCCGTTCTAATTTGTTAAGATCAACACAAGCTTTTAGATATCTATGGTCGCTCATTCTCGTGTTTTTGTTATGTGTACCTGGAATGCGTCTGATAATCATATTTTTCGTCAAATCTAAAATTTCGTTACTAACAAATATGTAATCTATTCTGTTCTTAGGGCAGTTATCTGCATCGCACCACGTAAACCCATTTTTATCAGGATATTTATGTTTCCAAATATCAACAAGATCTAATTTATGTAAGATTTCAGATAAGCGTTTCtgtgatttatcatttttcttttcaaaactacAATTAAAATCACCACACAAAAACACTTTACTCCCCAGAATTGTATGCTTAGAAGTAAAAGACCTAAGTCTATTAAAAAATTCTATTCTCGCTTTTTCCGTGTTCGGTGCATATACATTAATAAACGTAATTAAAGTATCGtctatttttacatttactAAGAGTTTTCTTGCATCTTCAGATTTATGCACGTTGAGGATATCTACATTAAGTTCTTTACGAAAAAGAATAGAGACTCCTCTACTATATGGAGAGTCagaaaatgcatgtatacagTTACCATTCCATCTGGAATCAtaattatctttatatttttctataaaatgaGTTTCCTGCAACAATACTACATCAAATCTATTCTGTTCTAACCATATATaaaacttatttcttttttcatatgaGTTCAACCCTCTGACATTTACAGATATAATATCTAAGTTATGCATAGGTAAGTTCAATTAATCATTTGTTTATGTAATAAtgacataattatatgataacaTACCTATTATACAGTCTAGGTAGTTTTAATATGCTGAAGTCACTTAAGGAAGACCGCAACAGTTTATTTCTCTTCCTCAGAGCTCTCAGAATCAGGGTTGCATCCCGAGACGTCGCTGTCGGATGCAGTTCTGAGTTCCTTCAACATCTGCACAATGTTACGCTGTCGTGATTGTTCACGGTTGTTTTGTTTCTGCTTGCGGTTTGCGCTGTCGCTTAGTTTTCGTTTTCTAACTTTTTTggagatttttttcaaaagaactcCAAGGGTATTTGATCCAGGCCAGTGTTCTGGTTTCGTATTTTGAGTCCCTTTACGGTCCAAACCTGACCCCCATTCGTTGTTAAATGTCGCCTCAACAAAGGTTGTGGATTGTTTGGCGGTCCGCAGTTTTTCCTGGAAGACTGGTACTTGGACGCACTTATTTTCAAGGATTTCTTCCATAACCGCAGTTTTGGTCGACTCCCATTGTTcattcgtttttattttttttccatgtcGAAGGGCTGAGAGTGCGTCAGTTGCGTCTTTAATGATGTTTGCGGATTCAAGGTCCCCACATCGCACAGCTTTTGTGTACTGAAAAGCGTGTTCAGCAGACTTGTGTTTAATACCACAGAAATCCAGCTCACATGGAAAAAAATTGGACAACACGTCCTCTTCTCCACAGAAAGGGGTTAACAGTTTCTGTGGTTCATAGTGAGGACATGTTTTATCACCAGGGGTATGTCCTGGTTGTTTACAGACTTTGCAACAAGTCTCGGATGTGCATCTTGATCTGGTGTGGTTAGTTTTCCAGCAGTTGGTGCAGATCaagttttctgtttttttaGGTTGACCATAATGAAAAACTTTGCATTGAACACCTGCACAATGGTTAATTCTAGGTAAATATTTACCGTCGGCCAAGGGTTCAACAAACATAAAGCGAGTGCCATTGAGAATGCTGGTCATTCTTTTTGTCTCAGGATGTCGTATTTTTTCGTATAAGATCTTGCTCACTAATTTAACTCCTAGTTTTTCAAGCATTTCAAGGACTGCTGTGTCGGCTACTGACAACGGAAGACCGCATACACGTATTTTCAGTGTTTTCTGGTCAGCGGTTTTGGCACCGGAAGTGTATGGATTGGTATCataaaactgataagagatattACTAATTTCTATTCCCTGCACCAGTAGTTCATTTCTGTTTTCTGTGTTTTTCAAATAAACACGCCAAAGATTTCTGTCCAGTTGTACACACAGCAGGTCATCACCAATGACCCGTTTGATTGGTTCGATCAAATCATAATCAGTAAACTGTTTCCCTCCAATTGACC includes:
- the LOC128188679 gene encoding ryncolin-1-like, whose amino-acid sequence is MGRLFGILILTSLLVSLNGQVLFDDIGDRQRSADLALQCMRTGLQQFSQGIEKMVTKKISDLITTTQTEQRHLKQEMESLNSKADFLVNKTITNCADILNIYPHTRGRDGVYNIIDSKAVYCDMTTENGGWTVIQRRVNGSVDFYRNWTEYKNGFGYADHEYWIGNDMLHRLTLLKPQELRVDMERFNGEKAYAVYSSFSVGDEASKYQLQVTGYSGNAGDSLDYSNNMNFTTLDQDNDRSSGVNCATKYRSGWWFNECYRANPNGEYTDSEKTGYTYITWKHWKNSYISLKSIQLMIRPRA